The genomic region CTCAAATCCTTTTTCATCGATTATTTCAAAACTACCACTCTTACACTGGGAAGCACAGTTGAAACCATTCTCATCCTTTTCCCCAAGCACACCGCCTATAAGACAGTGTTCAGACTCCATTATCTGAATCTGTCCATGAGTAATGTATTCGCAATTACCATATTTTGCGATATCAGTAATCTGTCCAAGATTCATTTCAGTTGAGAGTGTGACAGTGTCTGCTCCTTTTTCTTCAAGTACATGAAGGCTGTGTTTGTTGAATACATTCAGGGGACTGTCGGTTAGTATTTTCATACCGGAACTGCGAGCAATTTTGAGGACACCGAGGTTTGCTGCAATAATTCCTTCAAATCCCAGTTCCTTTGCAAGTTTAATAGTTTCTTTCACATTCTGGAATTCTGAATCTTTTGTAATGATTGGAGTGTGCAAATAAGCAGGAATGTTCTTTTCAACAGCAAGCTCTGTCATCACTTTCCATTCCATATTTTGAAGCTCTTTAAGTGAAACATCAATGTAAACAATATCTGCACCGCTTTTTAGTGCTGAATTAAGATTTTCAGAATTATTTACACTAACTGAAAGCAGTATTTTATTCTCTTCTATCTCAATAGCTGCTTCATTTTCTGGTTCATCTTCCTGGATTTCAGGACTTCTGTCATGTGCCGGTCTTCTGAACTTTTCAATTCTGGTTTTTTCCAGTTCAGTGGTTGCTTCGGTTCTTGCGTTGTTCAGTTCTTTTATAGGGATAAATGCATCATCCGGCATGTCAACTTCAATTTCCTGAGCTTCAAAAACAGTATTTCCTGTTTTGGCAAGCTGCTTTCTGACGTTCTCTTCTGTAGTGGGCCTTTTCTGCGACTTCTCTACAATGTAGTCTGAAACAGCAGTTAATGTGTTATTTTCATTATCAGAAATTGAGAGTTCGAGTCTCTCTCCAATATGAGCTTTGAATTTTATGGAAACAGGAACCTTGCGTATTGGCGAAGGTGAACTGTATGATGCCTGCGATTCTTTCATAAGGGACTCATCAAGTGTCCTGTAAACAGGCGTTCCATTTTTTGGAGGCTGGTCAAAATTGATTGTTATGATATCTCCGTTAGCTGCCTTCTTCTCAAGTCTGTCTCCAATGAAGATTCCTCTTACTATTGTTCCAGCATCTCTTTTTCCTTCAAAGCCGATGCCATCTCCTACCTCAAGTTCTCCGGCTAGTGTGATCTCCATTCTTTTGAGCTTATTGTTAAATCCACTGACCTTTCCAACCATGATTCCCTGGTTGTGTGGCCTCTCACGGCTCATCAGGTCTCCAGCAGGATCGCCTTTGAAGTATCCGGTCGTGAACTCACGGTTGAACAACTGTTCCAGATTCTCTTTTTCTTCATCGGTAACAAAATAGTTGTCCGGGTCTTCTGTAAACCTGTCAATTAGATTGCGATAAATCCTTACAACACCTGCAACATATTCAGGCCTCTTCATCCTGCCTTCTATCTTGAAAGAATCTATTCCTGCTTTTATGAGTTCAGGTATAATCTCAGATGTATTCAGGTCTTTAGGACTCAGAAGGTAGCTACCTTCTGTTTTGATTTCTTTTCCATTCCTTCGTAATCTGTATTGTTTGCGGCATGGCTGGGCACAATATCCACGATTGCCGCTTCTGCCACCTATCATGCTGCTCATGAGGCACTGGCCTGAGTAGCAGATGCAGAGTGCACCGTGAACAAAAGCCTCGATTTCCACTCCCGTCTCGTTTTTAATCCTTGCAATCTCTTCAAGTGAGAGTTCCCTTGCAAGCACAATTCTCTTAACTCCCATTTCTTTCAGAGCCAGCACAGCTTCTGTGTTGTGAATCGTCATCTGTGTGCTTGCATGGATTGGAAGTGTCGGAACTTTTTCCCTTGCAAGTTCCAGAAGTCCCATGTCCTGCACAATGATGGCATCAGTTCCCAGTTCATCAAGGGTGTACATGAGTTCAAGTGCTTCTTCTATTTCACTGTCCTTGATAAGAGTATTCATGGTGACGTAGACTTTGACGCCTCTAAGGTGAGCAAAGTCAAGAGCTTCGCTGAATTCTTCTATTGTAAAATTGCCTGCATATGCCCTGGCACTGAAATCCTTTATTCCAAGATATACTGCATCTGCACCGTTTTCTACGGCAGCTATCAGGGATTCCATATTTCCGGCAGGAGCTAAAAGTTCGGGAGTTTTAAGCATGATAATCGCTCAGATGAGGTGAGAGTATATAAATGCCCCTCTCACCGTAAGCACAGAAAAATCTTATTGTTTTATGCAAAGGTAGCTTGCCATGAAACCATTCTTATGGTCATGTTCCTGAATCTGGAAACCTGCCTGTTCGATGAGTCCTTTCATAGTCCAGTCAAAGGTTGAGTACTCTTCCTTGATGTGAAGTTTCATTTCTTCAACAACCTTATCATCTGCTTCATCTGGGATATTGCGGAATAGCTGTGGAAAAAATGTATCAAAATCAGGAGTATCTGATGAAAAAACCACATCTTTCAGGAAGAACTTTCCACCGCTTTTGAGCATTGAATTGATGTTTTTCAGGGCTATGAATTTCCAGAAATCAGGCAGATGATGCAATACCAGTTGCGTGACAACAGCATCGTATTTTGTTTCCTCTGAATCAAATGTCAGAAATCCTGCCTTGATAAATCTGATATTATCTCTCTGTCTTGACCTTGCTTTCTTCTCCGCAAAATCAAGCATCTTCTGTGATATATCCAGTGCAGTTACCTGTTTGCAATGCTTTGAAAGCTCAATGGAAAACTCTCCCGTTCCGCACCCGACTTCCAGAATCTCATTATCCGGCTGGATACTGATGAGTTTACACATAGTTTCAGCTTCCTTTGGTATGTTGCGGATGCTTCCCATTTTTCTGTCATATTGCATGACTTCTTCTTCACTTTCGTAATCTGTTCCAATCTGGATCAGTTCATCGTAATACCATTCAGGCAATTCTTTCATATGCATTCCTTCTGTATCCTCTTATATTTTTTAAATAAATAAGGGATTGTTGGTAGACTGAAATGATTGGTGGCTTTGAGTAAAAAGTAGCAGGAAAGTAAGAAGAATCAAAAGTTCAAATCAAAATAAAAATTTAATCCGTACAGATGCACGGATTTTGTTTGCATGTAGGACAATGATCAGGATATTTTTCCATAAATGCAGCTTCAAGGTCGATATCATAAAGGTTTGCCAGAGCTCCTATCCATGCAAAACAATCTGCAAGCTCCTCCCTGATATTCTCCATGTCTTCTCTGCGGATAGCTTCTGCAAGTTCGCCTATCTCTTCCACAAGCCAGAGTGTTGTTGCAGCTGCACCTCTTCTCCTGTCGTTGTGTGCATAGAGGTCGTACATGCGTTTCTGAAACTCGGAGATTTCCATTTCTTAGCCTCCTGAAAATTTAGCTGGATTTTAGAGTCTTACAGGAATATTCTTTTCCTTAAGATGTTCCTTGACATCGTTGACAGTGTATTTCCCAAAGTGGAAAATACTTGCAGCGAGTGCTGCATCGGCTTTTCCTTTTGTGAATCCTTCGTACATGTGCTCAGGATTGCCAACTCCGCCGGATGCGATAATTGGAATTTCCAGTTCCTCGGAAAGCTTCTTTGTGATTGGAATGTCAAAACCGTCATAGGTTCCATCCCTGTCCATGCTGGTAAGGAGAATCTCTCCGGAACCAAGTTCCTCGACTTTCTTTGCCCACTGGACAGCATCTATTCCGGTTGGCTGCCTGCCGCCATAGATAACAACCTCATACCATGCAGGTGTGCCGTCTTCAAGTTCAATTATTGTCTTGTCAGGATTATTTTCGACATCAAGGTTGCGTTTGCAGTCGATGGCTGTGACGATACATTGTGCACCGAATATCTCAGATGATTCCTTAATGAGTTCCGGATTCTTCACTGCTGCTGTGTTGATGGAAACTTTGTCAGCACCTGCCCTGAGAATCTGGCGTATGTCCTCGATGGAGTTTATTCCGCCACCTACTGTAAGTGGAATGAAAACCTCATCAGCGGTCCTTTCGATGACTTTAACCATTGTTCCTCTTCCCTCATGGGATGCGGTAATATCAAGGAATACAAGTTCATCAGCTCCTTGTTCGTTGTATCTCTTGGCGAGTTCAACAGGATCTCCTGCTTTTCTCAGGTCTACGAATTCTATTCCTTTAACAACTGTTCCGCCTTCCTCATCAAGCGTAACATCAAGACATGGTATGATCCTTTTTGTAAGCATTATGACTTTGTCCCTTTCACTGCATTTGATTATTTGTTTCTGCCAGAAGATGGCAGAGGCTGTATTTAATAAGAAGATATCGAGTTTTTATTTAATACTTCTTGTTGTGTATTTATACCCTATAACTTAGATGGACATGAATAAATAGCATTTTCTCCTTTTATTCACGGGGCAGGTAAATTACTATAAAATGTCATACATGCTTTCAGATGCGTGATGACATAGGAACAAGGTGTATGAAATGTATTTTCCCTTTACAAAAGAACAATTCATGGATATGTTTGGAAGCTACAATACGGATGTTTTTCCCTTCCAAATACTCTTCTATCTGCTTGCAGGGGTAGTGTTGTATCTGGTTTTCAGTAAAAAAGAATACTCTGATAAGGTTATATCCGGTATACTTGCTTTCTTCTGGGTCTGGATGGGAGCTGTTTTTCATCTCCTCTATTTTGCCCCAATAAACAAGTCATCTTACCTGTTTGGTATCCTGTTCATCATTCAGGGTGTCATGTTCCTGAAATTTGGAGTTCTTGACAAAAAACTCTCCTTCAGTTTCAGTAAGGATATATGCGGATTGGTAGGACTGATAATGGTCATGTATGGATTGGTTCTCTATCCGGTGTTCGGATATTTCATCGGGCATATTTATCCGTACCAGCCAACTTTCGGTGTCCCATGCCCTACCACAATATTCACTTTTGGTCTTCTGTTGTGGACTTCTCCAAAAATACCAAAAATCATTCTTGTAGTTCCTCTGCTCTGGTCGTTCATGGGTTCCACGGCTGCCCTTGGATTTGGAATACTGGAAGATGTACTGTTACTGGTATCAGGTATAGTTGGGGTTGTTTTAATCTGGTACAAGAATAAGTGAATGCAAAATAACCAGTGTGCAGGACATAAGCGGGAATATCAGTTGTTTGAAAATAAAAAGAATTGAAGAGAAATCAATCATCGCAGTTTTCTGCCTGTTTCTCTTCAATATAATTTCTCATGTCTTCAACTTCGGAGTCATAGGTTTCCTGATCCATAATACTATATTCTGAATTATATTCAGTAAATGTTTCTGCAATCAGGTCCAGCTTCTCAAGTAGCAGGTCATTGCAGTAGATTCCGTTTGCTATTTCCTCATAACGCTCTTTATAAAGTGCGCTGAAGTTCTCGTTTGCAAAGAACCTGTCTTTCAAGGCATTTTCAGCACTGTTTTGGCTGTTCATTTCCCCTCTTTCAACTCCTTCCCCGAGGTTACCATAACCCTGCATTTCTCCGGGGAAGTTTCCACCAGCCATATCGCCCATATCGGGCATGTCTCCTATTTCACTCATTCTTTCAGGTCTGGTCAGATTCCCAAAATCTCCGTCTGGGGGAGTGAATTTGCTCTTGTTGTCCTGTTGCATCATGGATGCATTCATGTTCATACCTTCAGTTGGTGTGAAATTGATCATGTTCTCCATGTTCATTTCCTGCATGTCTCCCGGAGGAATACCTGTATTGTTTCCTCTGTCATCCATATTACCAAATGCACCGCCTCTTTGCATGTCACCCTGTCCCATCATGGCACCAAAAGCAAGGTTCATATCCCACGCAAGGATCAGGAATTTTTCAGTACGCTGATCGTAATACAGGTAGTAATTACTGTTCATTCCAGAGAAAGAATCTGAGTTCTCAACAAGGTCATTCACTGCCATCATGGTAATAAGCGCATCAATGTCAACCCAGTCACCCAGTTGTTCCTCAAATTCATCATCACTTGATTCATCAATGAATTTCAGGAATGCAATAAAAGGTGCAAAGTCTTCTTCGTTCTTTTTTGTCTTTTGTTCGAAGTCTTCCATGTATTCTGTCTGGTCCTCACCTTTATATGCAAATGTAACAGAATTGCCTGCTTTGTAAAGCACTCCTTCATAGTCATCGAAGTAATTTATAAGATAACTTTCATCTATATTTTCACAGATAACATAATAGGCAGGATCAAGTTCTGAGATTTTTACACTTGCATAAGCCCATTCTGGCACTACTGCTCCGCTGATACTGTGTGTATAAAGTGCAAGCGGCTCTTCCAGGAGTGCATAACTGCTTCCTATACGAATGCACAGTTCCGTGATTCCCTGATAGCATTGACCATCAACGTACTCGTCAAATTTCACAAGGAAAGGGAGCTGCATACTATCCATCTGGTTGCTGCCTTGAAATGTGGTTTGAAGTGTTAATTGTCCTTTAAGGCGAATTCCTACATCTTCTACAGTGACACCGTCGATGGTAATGTCGGTTTTGAAATAGTCTTTCTCTCCTGTTTCTTCATAAGTTTTAAGCAGCGACTCATAGTCATCCCAGTCCATATCTACATCGATCTCGTGTATCATATTTTCACTGAAAAGATCCACATTATTTTCGATGTTGAATCTGGTCATTTTTGTCACATAACCTGAGTCTGTGGTGTAGGGGATTATCATTTCATCCCCGAAAAAATAGAGTGTGGAGGAGATAGATACGATTATCAGTATGATTATCCAGTAATTCCTCCGGAGTCTAATGTCCATCTTCTCACCTCTTTGTGATTAGAGGTCAGTGGTGTTGTATCCTGTAATCAGGAACACCTTCTGGTTTCCGTTCAGACTTTTGATGGATTCAATGAACTCGTGCTTGTTTATGTTTTTCTTGAGTATAACACTGTAGACAAGTTCAGTCACTGTTCCTGAGCGGACTGAATCTATTCCTATGAGATCCGCTGACTGTGTATATTTGACAAATATCTTGTCAAACAATTCCTCGAAATCAACGTTCTTGTCAAGCTGAATTTTCAGGACCTGGCTCATGGCCGGTCTTGCAAACCAATCAAATTCATACATGATAAAGATCATGGCGCCTATAACGCCGGTTGCGATGATTCCAAGCGTGTAGAATCTGGTACCCATTGCCATGCCGATTGCCATTGCAAAAAATATGAAACCGACATCACGGGTTTCTTTTACTGCATTCCTGAAACGTATGATTGACAGTGCACCTACAAGTGAGAATGCGCGTGCAATGTTTGAGCCCACAATTAGCATGATAACGTCTACTATCAGTCCCATCATGATGAGGGTGTGGACGTAACTCTGGGTGTAAGATGTTCCTTTGTGTGTGCGTTTGTACAGCCATCCTATAGCTGCCAACAATATGAAACCTAAAACAAGACCCACAACAACGTCTGTGATTGTGAAGGTCCCGCTCAGGTCTTCAAAATTGAATAGACTTTCAATATCTATTGCCATTTAATAAACCTCAATTTTTCGGGGGAACTTATTCTCCACATCCAGCCTGTACAGTATTTGCGAACTCTAAGCTTTTTCCGGAATTTTACCCCATCAACCTTTTCCCAATATCATTGAAGATCCGGACTGTGACTGTCATAGTACAGACTTGAGATAACGTGGTCTCCTGTATCCTATCCTTACTTATCAGGAAGCATATAATGCTCAAGTTGCTGTTTTAATTCGCATGCCTGCTCTATTGTGAGCAGATATTTCAATTTGAACCAATTGAACTTTCGGATTGGTTCCATTCCTGTTTGGAATAGATAAATAGTAATATATATTTTGTGCTGAGGTATTTATTCTATATATCTGGTAAAATGAGCTGGATGTATTCTTTTAGTAAGAATTTAAATGAAGTTTTTCAAAAGCACCTTCCAACTCATCAATAGTGTGTTCTACCCATCTCTATTTCATACTCTCCACTTTCATTTTTCAGTTCAAAGAAAAAACAAGTTGAAATTGCAGGCTGAACAGATATATAGACTTTTTTTCCTTCAGATGAGATATAATATTCGTAGTCGGATGATGAGTAAAAAATGTCTGTTTCTCTGAAAGGATTGATCCATCTTATTACAAGGCTGAGAGGTTTTCTAACTTCTATT from Methanolobus tindarius DSM 2278 harbors:
- a CDS encoding DUF3656 domain-containing U32 family peptidase gives rise to the protein MLKTPELLAPAGNMESLIAAVENGADAVYLGIKDFSARAYAGNFTIEEFSEALDFAHLRGVKVYVTMNTLIKDSEIEEALELMYTLDELGTDAIIVQDMGLLELAREKVPTLPIHASTQMTIHNTEAVLALKEMGVKRIVLARELSLEEIARIKNETGVEIEAFVHGALCICYSGQCLMSSMIGGRSGNRGYCAQPCRKQYRLRRNGKEIKTEGSYLLSPKDLNTSEIIPELIKAGIDSFKIEGRMKRPEYVAGVVRIYRNLIDRFTEDPDNYFVTDEEKENLEQLFNREFTTGYFKGDPAGDLMSRERPHNQGIMVGKVSGFNNKLKRMEITLAGELEVGDGIGFEGKRDAGTIVRGIFIGDRLEKKAANGDIITINFDQPPKNGTPVYRTLDESLMKESQASYSSPSPIRKVPVSIKFKAHIGERLELSISDNENNTLTAVSDYIVEKSQKRPTTEENVRKQLAKTGNTVFEAQEIEVDMPDDAFIPIKELNNARTEATTELEKTRIEKFRRPAHDRSPEIQEDEPENEAAIEIEENKILLSVSVNNSENLNSALKSGADIVYIDVSLKELQNMEWKVMTELAVEKNIPAYLHTPIITKDSEFQNVKETIKLAKELGFEGIIAANLGVLKIARSSGMKILTDSPLNVFNKHSLHVLEEKGADTVTLSTEMNLGQITDIAKYGNCEYITHGQIQIMESEHCLIGGVLGEKDENGFNCASQCKSGSFEIIDEKGFEFPVKTDSQCRTHIFNSRELCLLDDIPQLIKAGLSRLRIDARNMDDYNVGMVTRAYRANIDAYYSGDTKHIWQGSDVSEFHTRGHYHRGVQ
- a CDS encoding class I SAM-dependent methyltransferase, with the protein product MKELPEWYYDELIQIGTDYESEEEVMQYDRKMGSIRNIPKEAETMCKLISIQPDNEILEVGCGTGEFSIELSKHCKQVTALDISQKMLDFAEKKARSRQRDNIRFIKAGFLTFDSEETKYDAVVTQLVLHHLPDFWKFIALKNINSMLKSGGKFFLKDVVFSSDTPDFDTFFPQLFRNIPDEADDKVVEEMKLHIKEEYSTFDWTMKGLIEQAGFQIQEHDHKNGFMASYLCIKQ
- a CDS encoding MazG nucleotide pyrophosphohydrolase domain-containing protein, whose translation is MEISEFQKRMYDLYAHNDRRRGAAATTLWLVEEIGELAEAIRREDMENIREELADCFAWIGALANLYDIDLEAAFMEKYPDHCPTCKQNPCICTD
- the hisF gene encoding imidazole glycerol phosphate synthase subunit HisF; this translates as MLTKRIIPCLDVTLDEEGGTVVKGIEFVDLRKAGDPVELAKRYNEQGADELVFLDITASHEGRGTMVKVIERTADEVFIPLTVGGGINSIEDIRQILRAGADKVSINTAAVKNPELIKESSEIFGAQCIVTAIDCKRNLDVENNPDKTIIELEDGTPAWYEVVIYGGRQPTGIDAVQWAKKVEELGSGEILLTSMDRDGTYDGFDIPITKKLSEELEIPIIASGGVGNPEHMYEGFTKGKADAALAASIFHFGKYTVNDVKEHLKEKNIPVRL
- a CDS encoding DUF6064 family protein — encoded protein: MYFPFTKEQFMDMFGSYNTDVFPFQILFYLLAGVVLYLVFSKKEYSDKVISGILAFFWVWMGAVFHLLYFAPINKSSYLFGILFIIQGVMFLKFGVLDKKLSFSFSKDICGLVGLIMVMYGLVLYPVFGYFIGHIYPYQPTFGVPCPTTIFTFGLLLWTSPKIPKIILVVPLLWSFMGSTAALGFGILEDVLLLVSGIVGVVLIWYKNK
- a CDS encoding CotH kinase family protein, translating into MDIRLRRNYWIIILIIVSISSTLYFFGDEMIIPYTTDSGYVTKMTRFNIENNVDLFSENMIHEIDVDMDWDDYESLLKTYEETGEKDYFKTDITIDGVTVEDVGIRLKGQLTLQTTFQGSNQMDSMQLPFLVKFDEYVDGQCYQGITELCIRIGSSYALLEEPLALYTHSISGAVVPEWAYASVKISELDPAYYVICENIDESYLINYFDDYEGVLYKAGNSVTFAYKGEDQTEYMEDFEQKTKKNEEDFAPFIAFLKFIDESSDDEFEEQLGDWVDIDALITMMAVNDLVENSDSFSGMNSNYYLYYDQRTEKFLILAWDMNLAFGAMMGQGDMQRGGAFGNMDDRGNNTGIPPGDMQEMNMENMINFTPTEGMNMNASMMQQDNKSKFTPPDGDFGNLTRPERMSEIGDMPDMGDMAGGNFPGEMQGYGNLGEGVERGEMNSQNSAENALKDRFFANENFSALYKERYEEIANGIYCNDLLLEKLDLIAETFTEYNSEYSIMDQETYDSEVEDMRNYIEEKQAENCDD
- a CDS encoding DUF4956 domain-containing protein: MAIDIESLFNFEDLSGTFTITDVVVGLVLGFILLAAIGWLYKRTHKGTSYTQSYVHTLIMMGLIVDVIMLIVGSNIARAFSLVGALSIIRFRNAVKETRDVGFIFFAMAIGMAMGTRFYTLGIIATGVIGAMIFIMYEFDWFARPAMSQVLKIQLDKNVDFEELFDKIFVKYTQSADLIGIDSVRSGTVTELVYSVILKKNINKHEFIESIKSLNGNQKVFLITGYNTTDL